Proteins from a genomic interval of Desulfotomaculum sp.:
- a CDS encoding 50S ribosomal protein L13 → MTRTFMAKEKDITRKWFVIDAQGKILGRLAVEATKILRGKHHPLFTPHVDTGDHVIIINADKIVLTGNKLNKKIKKHHTGYPGGFKETSYAKLMQTKPEFVVKKAIIGMLPHNRLGSSMAKKLRVYSGPTHPHQAQKPGQWPI, encoded by the coding sequence ATGACAAGAACATTCATGGCCAAAGAAAAGGATATCACGCGGAAATGGTTTGTCATTGATGCGCAGGGAAAGATTTTAGGAAGGCTGGCGGTAGAAGCGACTAAAATCTTACGTGGAAAACACCACCCTCTTTTCACACCGCACGTTGATACAGGTGATCATGTTATTATAATTAACGCAGATAAGATAGTTCTGACGGGAAATAAGCTGAATAAAAAAATTAAGAAGCATCATACAGGCTACCCTGGCGGTTTTAAAGAAACCAGCTATGCCAAGCTTATGCAGACAAAGCCGGAATTTGTGGTTAAAAAGGCTATTATAGGAATGCTTCCCCATAATAGGCTTGGGTCCTCCATGGCAAAAAAACTGCGTGTATATTCTGGACCAACACATCCGCATCAGGCGCAAAAACCAGGCCAGTGGCCGATATAA
- a CDS encoding histidinol-phosphatase, which translates to MFPDYHCHTNLCGHASGEMEDYIEAARLKGLQELGFSDHLPMYWLPESERNPGLAMSEQELPLYMAKVIKLQEKYSDLSIKLGIEADYIPGNDTALNRLLDMYPFDYVLGSVHFVGGWAVDNPATKNDYEHINIDEIYTSYFSCLQSAAQSGFFNIMAHPDLIKKFGYRPKRNLAFLYEQTAVIFAKSGVCAEINTAGLRYPAREIYPSLELLRLFKKYDVPVTVGSDAHFPEQVGEDWKEAALYLKEADYREIAVFSGRRLKMVKI; encoded by the coding sequence TTGTTTCCTGATTACCACTGTCATACAAATCTTTGCGGCCATGCTTCGGGAGAGATGGAAGATTATATTGAAGCTGCCCGCTTAAAGGGTCTGCAGGAATTAGGTTTTTCAGATCATCTGCCCATGTATTGGCTGCCCGAAAGCGAGCGCAATCCCGGTTTGGCAATGAGTGAACAGGAATTACCCCTTTATATGGCAAAGGTTATTAAGCTGCAGGAAAAGTACAGTGATCTCAGCATCAAACTTGGAATTGAAGCCGACTACATACCCGGCAATGATACGGCATTGAACAGGCTGCTTGACATGTATCCTTTTGATTATGTTCTGGGTTCTGTACATTTCGTCGGTGGCTGGGCGGTTGATAACCCGGCTACAAAAAATGATTATGAACATATAAACATTGATGAGATCTATACGTCTTATTTCTCCTGTCTGCAAAGCGCTGCCCAGTCCGGCTTTTTTAATATTATGGCTCACCCGGACCTGATCAAAAAATTCGGCTACCGTCCTAAAAGAAATCTTGCTTTTCTTTATGAGCAGACAGCGGTGATCTTTGCAAAATCAGGTGTGTGCGCGGAAATAAATACAGCGGGTTTAAGGTATCCTGCAAGGGAGATTTATCCTTCATTGGAATTGCTGCGGTTGTTTAAAAAATACGATGTGCCTGTGACTGTGGGTTCTGACGCTCATTTTCCTGAGCAGGTTGGAGAAGATTGGAAAGAAGCCGCTTTGTATCTTAAAGAGGCTGACTACAGGGAAATAGCCGTCTTTTCAGGCCGTCGTCTAAAAATGGTTAAAATATAA
- a CDS encoding patatin, producing the protein MARRKFGIALGGGFLRGAAHIGVLKVLAREGFKPDMVAGTSAGSIIASLYCSGWSPERLEKIALKLKPGCFYDLCSTIINLGGMAMAALLDFFKLPFYIKVPLGLTSGKRLKAWLEGELERKTFYDLGTALAITSVDVNTGQRIVFVSGDTEYEHLRNSHDIVFIRGVNISDAVVASCAVPGFFTPKKIGIRLLVDGGLRANIPVEVVSLIGAERVIAIDVGYDGEPYKKINNIFQLLSQSLDIIASKRINNELGDYADLVIRPLLKNVAPWDFDLIPYCIEQGEKAALECIPQIRKLLES; encoded by the coding sequence TTGGCACGGAGAAAGTTTGGAATAGCTCTTGGCGGGGGCTTTTTGCGGGGAGCAGCGCATATCGGAGTTTTAAAAGTACTTGCCAGAGAAGGTTTTAAACCGGATATGGTTGCCGGTACCAGCGCCGGCAGTATTATAGCGTCTTTGTATTGCTCAGGATGGAGTCCGGAGAGGCTTGAGAAAATTGCTTTGAAATTAAAACCAGGTTGTTTTTACGACCTGTGTTCAACGATTATCAACCTCGGCGGAATGGCTATGGCTGCTTTACTGGATTTTTTTAAACTGCCTTTTTATATAAAAGTTCCTTTGGGTTTGACATCAGGAAAAAGACTGAAAGCATGGCTGGAAGGAGAACTGGAGAGAAAGACATTTTACGATCTTGGAACAGCTCTGGCGATAACCTCTGTGGATGTCAATACAGGACAAAGAATAGTTTTTGTTAGCGGCGACACGGAGTATGAACACTTAAGGAATTCACATGATATTGTTTTTATCAGAGGAGTCAATATTTCCGATGCCGTAGTGGCAAGTTGTGCGGTTCCCGGTTTCTTTACACCGAAAAAGATTGGGATCCGCCTTCTAGTTGATGGAGGCTTGAGAGCAAATATACCTGTGGAAGTAGTTTCCCTTATAGGAGCGGAAAGAGTGATCGCCATAGATGTCGGTTACGATGGCGAACCGTATAAGAAAATTAATAATATCTTTCAATTACTTAGTCAATCCCTGGATATAATTGCCTCGAAAAGAATTAATAACGAACTCGGGGACTATGCTGACCTTGTTATTAGACCATTACTAAAAAATGTCGCTCCCTGGGATTTTGATCTCATCCCATATTGTATAGAACAAGGGGAAAAGGCAGCATTGGAATGCATTCCTCAAATCCGGAAGCTTCTCGAAAGCTAA
- a CDS encoding 30S ribosomal protein S9: MDQVSFYGTGRRKEAIARVYLYPGDGKVQVNNHNIEKYFSRKILEIVVRQPLEITGTGVLFNVKAFVHGGGVSGQAGALRQGIARALLQADPNLRSALKRAGFLTRDPRMKERRKYGLKKARRAPQYSKR, translated from the coding sequence ATGGATCAGGTAAGTTTTTATGGCACCGGCAGGAGAAAGGAAGCTATAGCAAGAGTTTACCTTTATCCAGGTGATGGGAAAGTACAGGTAAATAATCATAATATAGAAAAATATTTTAGCAGGAAGATATTAGAAATAGTGGTCAGGCAACCTCTTGAAATAACCGGAACGGGAGTTCTCTTTAATGTAAAAGCATTTGTACATGGCGGAGGAGTAAGCGGCCAGGCAGGCGCCTTGAGGCAGGGTATTGCCCGCGCACTGCTGCAGGCTGATCCCAACCTTAGGAGTGCGTTAAAACGTGCTGGTTTTCTGACCAGGGATCCGAGAATGAAGGAACGCAGAAAATATGGTTTAAAGAAAGCGCGCCGGGCGCCGCAATACTCCAAGCGGTAA